In Bos indicus isolate NIAB-ARS_2022 breed Sahiwal x Tharparkar chromosome 19, NIAB-ARS_B.indTharparkar_mat_pri_1.0, whole genome shotgun sequence, the following proteins share a genomic window:
- the LOC109573292 gene encoding keratin-associated protein 4-7-like: MVSSCCGSVCSDQSCGRSLCQETCCPPSCCQTICCRTTCYHPSCTVSSCCRPVCCQTNCRPSCGVSSCCRPQCCQPSCCRPSCCGSSYGSSCCRPTCCISSCCRPRCCQSVCCQPTCSRISSCCRPSCCGSSCCLRLVCGRVSCHTTCYRPTCVISTCPRPVCCTSSCCRISAHDFCHTKYVLRNHIKCVGASQ, translated from the exons ATGGTCAGCTCCTGCTGTGGCTCTGTCTGCTCTGACCAGAGCTGTGGCCGAAGTCTCTGCCAGGAGACCTGCTGCCCGCCCAGCTGCTGCCAGACCATCTGCTGCAGGACCACCTGCTACCATCCCAGCTGCACTGTGTCCAGCTGCTGCCGCCCTGTCTGCTGCCAGACAAACTGCCGCCCCAGCTGTGGTGTGTCCAGCTGCTGCAGGCCCCAGTGTTGCCAGC CTAGCTGCTGCCGCCCCTCCTGCTGTGGGTCCAGCTATGGTTCCAGCTGCTGCAGGCCTACTTGCTGCATCTCCAGCTGCTGCAGGCCCCGGTGCTGCCAGTCTGTGTGCTGCCAGCCCACCTGCTCCCGCATCTCCAGCTGCTGCCGCCCCTCTTGCTGTGGCTCCAGCTGCTGCCTGCGCCTAGTGTGTGGCCGGGTCTCCTGCCACACCACTTGCTATCGCCCCACCTGTGTCATCTCCACCTGCCCCCGCCCCGTGTGCTGTACTTCTTCCTGTTGCCGAATCTCTGCCCATGATTTTTGTCATACCAAGTATGTCCTCAGAAATCATATAAAATGTGTTGGAGCCAGCCAGTAA
- the LOC109573293 gene encoding keratin-associated protein 4-1-like, with amino-acid sequence MVSSCCGSICSNQSCGQNLCQETCCSPSCCQTTCCRTTCCRPSCGVSSCRRPICCQTTCRPSCAVSSCCRPICCQTTCRPSCGVSSCCRPVCCQTTCRPSCAVSSCRRPVCCQTTCCRTTCCRPSCGGSFC; translated from the coding sequence ATGGTCAGCTCCTGTTGTGGCTCCATCTGCTCTAACCAGAGCTGTGGCCAAAATCTCTGCCAAGAGACCTGCTGCTCCCCCAGCTGCTGCCAGACCACCTGCTGCAGGACCACCTGCTGCCGCCCCAGCTGCGGTGTGTCCAGCTGCCGCCGCCCCATCTGCTGCCAGACCACCTGCCGCCCCAGCTGCGCCGTGTCCAGCTGCTGCCGCCCCATCTGCTGCCAGACCACCTGCCGCCCCAGCTGCGGCGTGTCCAGCTGCTGCCGCCCTGTCTGCTGCCAGACCACCTGCCGCCCCAGCTGCGCCGTGTCCAGCTGCCGCCGCCCCGTCTGCTGCCAGACCACCTGCTGCCGTACAACTTGCTGTCGCCCCAGCTGTGGTGGATCCTTTTGCTGA